One genomic segment of Fervidobacterium pennivorans includes these proteins:
- a CDS encoding ABC transporter permease: protein MIKYIARRLIIMLPELWIITIIVFALIQLSPGTFLDQYKLDPSVSQETLKAMEKELGLDKPAIVQYFYWLGKVVRGDFGYSFYYRRPVASLIGERLLGTFVLSLYSFVLSWIIGVVLGIVSALKKYTLTDKILTVVAFSGLALPGFFLALVLLYMAARTGWFPIGGMYSPETSRLDVWNAFKDIFWRMQLPAFTLTFGGFAGLMRYMRGSLLDVLNEDYVEFARAKGMPERVVIYKHALRNAINPLITMFGYSLSGLLSGAVITETIFSWPGLGRLTYQALLQKDYYVVMASTVIGTVLLVLGNLVGDILLAAVDPRIRYE from the coding sequence TTGATAAAATACATCGCACGCAGGCTTATCATAATGTTGCCAGAGTTGTGGATAATAACAATCATAGTATTTGCACTCATACAATTATCGCCTGGAACTTTCTTAGACCAGTACAAACTTGATCCATCAGTTTCGCAAGAGACACTTAAAGCTATGGAAAAAGAACTTGGGTTAGACAAACCAGCCATTGTTCAGTATTTTTACTGGCTCGGTAAGGTAGTTAGAGGTGACTTTGGTTATTCGTTCTATTACAGAAGACCTGTTGCTTCGCTTATAGGCGAACGTTTACTTGGAACATTTGTTTTGTCACTCTACTCGTTTGTCTTATCATGGATTATAGGCGTTGTTTTAGGTATTGTGTCGGCATTGAAGAAATACACACTTACCGACAAGATTCTCACAGTTGTTGCGTTCAGTGGACTCGCACTTCCAGGCTTCTTCCTTGCACTTGTGCTTTTATATATGGCTGCACGTACTGGTTGGTTCCCAATCGGTGGTATGTACAGTCCGGAAACATCTCGACTCGACGTATGGAATGCGTTTAAAGATATCTTCTGGAGAATGCAATTACCAGCTTTTACATTGACCTTCGGTGGTTTCGCAGGTTTGATGAGATATATGAGAGGTTCATTGCTTGATGTTCTTAATGAAGACTACGTTGAATTTGCTCGAGCGAAAGGAATGCCCGAAAGGGTTGTTATATACAAACATGCTTTAAGAAATGCTATCAATCCGTTGATTACGATGTTTGGTTATAGCCTTTCTGGTTTGTTGAGCGGTGCTGTCATTACTGAAACTATCTTCTCCTGGCCAGGACTCGGTAGGTTGACATATCAAGCATTGTTGCAAAAAGATTACTACGTTGTCATGGCGAGTACTGTTATCGGAACCGTTTTGCTTGTTTTAGGAAACCTTGTTGGCGACATACTACTTGCGGCGGTTGACCCGCGCATTAGATACGAGTAA
- a CDS encoding ABC transporter permease has product MAEDKKKNINQVPQDNTNNTVESTEGIDFEEVYLTRGQLMWRAFKKNKLAMFGMWVLIIMYIAMIFADFLAPYDPFKQNLNHSLKKPTTVMMKYSVPDLKITMAPYVLPEVSYIDKLDYTQNFKTMLFPSRIKVKLNDGTELAIIDKHVVEMKEDGKIVPKYLPKGRKLDEKFILAESIKLVVRTIGYAQVDGQWVQYKDETEDLDALVFGVDNKILEQGRNERVTNSRTARSFVAQNEGWKFGFYATNEQEAMERLTAVKLEQELVGIKYYDSDFNEHEISLDEAKILSYDYKFYPIKWFVKSWGPDRTDPERVGYLFWIIPLHYHLFGVDNYDNNEYVSINIFGADRYGRDVWSRIIFASRVSLTIGFIGLFVTLTLSLFFGALAGFYGGIVDEVIMRFCEILMAIPGFYLLLLLRAVLPIDLPSSQTYMLLIFILAFLGWPGRARIIRGQILAERQREYVEAAIALGFPDTRIMWRHIIPNLATYIIVSSTLSIPGYILGEAGLSYLGLGIREPSASWGNMLTAAQDVYILEKAPWLLIPGAFIFIVVLAFNFVGDGLRDAFDPRALG; this is encoded by the coding sequence ATGGCTGAAGATAAAAAGAAAAACATTAATCAAGTTCCTCAGGACAATACTAACAATACCGTTGAGAGTACAGAAGGTATAGACTTCGAAGAAGTTTACCTTACGCGTGGTCAACTGATGTGGCGAGCTTTCAAGAAAAACAAGCTTGCAATGTTCGGTATGTGGGTTCTCATTATCATGTACATTGCCATGATTTTTGCAGACTTTCTGGCACCATATGACCCATTTAAGCAGAATTTGAACCACTCTTTGAAGAAACCTACAACTGTCATGATGAAATATAGCGTTCCGGACCTCAAAATAACGATGGCTCCGTATGTGCTTCCAGAAGTTAGTTATATTGATAAACTGGACTACACTCAGAATTTTAAGACCATGCTATTTCCGAGTAGGATAAAAGTCAAACTAAACGATGGCACAGAACTCGCAATAATTGATAAACATGTTGTTGAGATGAAAGAGGATGGCAAAATTGTACCGAAATACCTTCCGAAGGGAAGGAAACTCGATGAGAAATTCATTCTTGCAGAATCGATAAAACTAGTTGTCAGAACAATTGGTTATGCCCAAGTGGACGGTCAATGGGTGCAGTATAAAGATGAGACAGAAGATTTGGATGCACTCGTATTTGGAGTAGATAACAAGATATTGGAGCAGGGTAGGAACGAAAGGGTAACAAATTCAAGAACAGCAAGGTCTTTTGTAGCACAAAATGAAGGGTGGAAGTTTGGATTCTACGCAACAAACGAACAAGAAGCTATGGAACGTTTGACTGCTGTAAAGCTTGAGCAAGAACTTGTGGGTATCAAGTACTATGACTCAGATTTTAACGAACATGAAATATCGCTTGATGAAGCAAAAATATTGTCTTATGATTACAAATTCTACCCTATAAAATGGTTTGTCAAATCTTGGGGACCTGATAGAACAGACCCAGAAAGGGTAGGTTATCTATTCTGGATTATCCCGCTTCACTACCACTTGTTTGGAGTAGACAACTACGATAACAACGAATATGTGTCGATAAACATATTCGGTGCAGATAGGTACGGTAGGGATGTTTGGAGCAGAATTATATTCGCATCACGTGTTTCATTGACGATAGGTTTCATTGGTTTGTTTGTTACATTGACGCTCTCGCTCTTCTTTGGAGCGCTCGCAGGGTTCTATGGCGGAATAGTTGATGAAGTTATCATGAGGTTCTGTGAAATATTAATGGCAATACCAGGATTCTACCTGTTACTCTTGTTACGTGCAGTTCTTCCAATAGACTTACCAAGTTCCCAGACATACATGCTATTGATATTCATCCTTGCATTCCTTGGTTGGCCCGGTAGGGCAAGGATTATCAGGGGACAAATTCTGGCGGAAAGACAAAGAGAGTATGTTGAAGCAGCAATCGCGCTTGGGTTCCCAGATACACGTATTATGTGGAGACACATCATACCAAACCTTGCAACGTACATTATCGTAAGTTCAACACTTTCAATACCAGGTTACATCCTTGGTGAGGCAGGTCTTTCATACCTTGGACTCGGAATTAGAGAACCATCTGCATCGTGGGGTAATATGCTAACTGCCGCACAGGATGTTTACATACTCGAAAAGGCTCCTTGGTTACTCATCCCAGGTGCGTTCATATTCATCGTGGTTCTTGCGTTTAACTTTGTTGGTGATGGTCTCAGAGATGCATTTGACCCAAGAGCACTCGGGTAA
- a CDS encoding glycoside hydrolase family 130 protein produces the protein MKILTQSLPNIPWEDRPEGCSNVVWRYSKNPIIRRDQAKDSNSIFNSAVVPFKEGFAGVFRVDDKQRRMNIRRGFSKDGINWEIDDKPIEFIQETREPVESEYKYDPRVVFIEDRYWITWCNGYHGPTIGVGYTFDFEKFYQIENAFLPFSRNGVLFPRKINGKYAMLSRPSDNGHTPFGDIFYSESPDMVHWGVHRFVMGAGYTPWQSLKIGAGPAPIETSEGWLLFYHGVLLSCNGYVYSFGAALLDLDKPWKVIKRSKSYLLSPQTLYECVGDVPNVVFPVACLVDGDTGRLAIYYGAADTVVALAFGYVQEIVDWLKYEN, from the coding sequence ATGAAGATACTTACCCAAAGCTTGCCTAATATCCCGTGGGAGGATAGGCCAGAAGGTTGCAGCAACGTTGTTTGGAGATATTCAAAAAACCCAATCATCCGAAGAGACCAAGCGAAAGATTCTAACAGCATCTTCAACAGTGCGGTTGTGCCCTTCAAAGAAGGATTTGCTGGTGTTTTTAGAGTAGACGATAAACAAAGAAGGATGAACATACGTAGAGGTTTTAGTAAGGATGGGATTAACTGGGAGATAGACGATAAACCCATTGAATTTATACAAGAAACCCGCGAACCGGTAGAAAGTGAATACAAATATGACCCACGTGTAGTTTTTATTGAAGATAGATACTGGATTACTTGGTGTAACGGATACCACGGACCAACAATAGGGGTTGGATATACCTTTGATTTTGAGAAATTTTATCAAATTGAGAACGCTTTTCTACCGTTTAGCAGAAATGGTGTTCTCTTTCCACGCAAGATTAACGGGAAATACGCAATGCTAAGCAGGCCTTCGGATAACGGTCATACCCCTTTCGGCGATATTTTTTACAGTGAAAGTCCAGACATGGTTCATTGGGGCGTACATAGATTTGTCATGGGTGCCGGTTACACACCTTGGCAATCACTGAAAATCGGGGCAGGTCCTGCACCTATAGAAACAAGCGAAGGATGGTTGCTTTTTTACCACGGGGTTTTACTCTCTTGCAACGGATATGTTTACAGTTTTGGTGCAGCCTTACTAGACCTTGATAAGCCATGGAAGGTTATTAAACGCTCGAAATCGTATTTGCTCTCACCACAAACTCTTTACGAATGTGTTGGAGATGTTCCGAATGTTGTATTTCCAGTTGCCTGTCTTGTTGATGGGGATACGGGGCGTCTCGCTATTTATTACGGTGCTGCTGATACGGTCGTTGCACTCGCTTTTGGCTATGTGCAAGAGATTGTCGATTGGTTAAAGTATGAAAATTGA
- a CDS encoding IS1/IS1595 family N-terminal zinc-binding domain-containing protein, whose translation MNNSTLSCPKCGSTSLYKNGHDKYGNQQFLCKLCHHFFKVSHSHKRKNFPFPYPKCPSCGKSKAFV comes from the coding sequence ATGAACAACTCAACGCTCTCTTGTCCAAAATGCGGTTCCACCAGCTTATACAAAAACGGTCATGACAAATACGGTAACCAACAATTCCTTTGCAAACTCTGCCATCATTTTTTCAAAGTTTCCCATTCTCACAAACGCAAAAACTTCCCTTTCCCTTATCCCAAATGCCCTTCTTGTGGTAAATCTAAGGCTTTTGTGTAG
- a CDS encoding glycoside hydrolase family 5 protein: MDQSVAESDSNSALEYNKIIGKGVNIGNALEAPFEGAWGVRIEDEYFEIIKKRGFDSVRIPIRWSAHISEKPPYDIDRNFLERVKHVVDRALENNLTVIINTHHFEELYQEPDKYGNVLVEIWRQIAKFFKDYPENLFFEIYNEPAQNLTAEKWNELYPKVLKVIRESNPTRIVIIDAPNWAHYSAVRSLKLVNDKRIIVSFHYYEPFKFTHQGAEWVNPIPPVWVKWNGEEWEINQIRSHFKYVSDWAKQNNVPIFLGEFGAYSKADMDSRVKWTESVRKMAEEFGFSYAYWEFCAGFGIYDKWSQNWIEPLATAVVGTGKE; this comes from the coding sequence ATGGATCAGTCAGTTGCTGAAAGTGATAGCAACTCAGCACTTGAATACAACAAAATTATAGGTAAAGGAGTAAATATTGGAAATGCTTTAGAAGCTCCTTTCGAAGGAGCTTGGGGAGTAAGAATTGAGGATGAATATTTTGAGATAATAAAGAAAAGGGGATTTGATTCTGTTAGGATTCCCATAAGATGGTCAGCACATATATCCGAAAAGCCACCATATGATATTGACAGGAATTTTCTCGAAAGAGTTAAGCATGTTGTCGATAGGGCTCTTGAGAATAATCTAACAGTAATCATCAATACGCACCATTTTGAAGAACTTTATCAAGAACCGGATAAATACGGCAATGTCTTGGTGGAAATTTGGAGACAGATTGCAAAATTCTTTAAAGATTACCCGGAAAATCTGTTCTTTGAAATCTACAACGAGCCTGCTCAGAATTTGACAGCTGAAAAATGGAACGAACTTTATCCAAAAGTGCTCAAAGTTATCAGGGAGAGCAATCCAACCCGGATTGTCATTATCGATGCTCCAAACTGGGCACACTATAGCGCAGTGAGAAGTCTAAAATTAGTCAACGACAAACGCATCATAGTCTCCTTCCATTACTACGAACCTTTCAAATTCACACATCAGGGTGCCGAATGGGTTAATCCCATCCCACCTGTTTGGGTTAAGTGGAATGGCGAGGAATGGGAAATTAACCAAATCAGAAGTCATTTCAAATACGTGAGTGACTGGGCAAAGCAAAATAACGTGCCAATCTTTCTTGGTGAATTCGGTGCTTATTCAAAAGCAGACATGGACTCAAGGGTTAAGTGGACCGAAAGTGTGAGAAAAATGGCGGAAGAATTTGGATTTTCATACGCGTATTGGGAATTTTGTGCAGGATTTGGCATATACGATAAATGGTCTCAAAACTGGATCGAACCATTGGCAACAGCTGTGGTTGGCACAGGCAAAGAGTAA